From the Candidatus Nitrosotenuis uzonensis genome, the window TCTCTCAATCTTCAAATAATCCCCTACTGCCTTTGCAATTCCCATTCCGTCCACCCTGGAATATGCCGGATCAGTGTTTGTAATTTCTGCAGAAAGTTGCTTTCCATCACACCGTATTCTCACTACTACTCTATGGCCTATTGTGGGCGCAACGACCACTGAAGCGCCTGGAACTGAGAATTTGATCTTTTCCTCAATCTCATTTGAAACTGCTACAGCGTCCTCTCTCTCTATCTTTCTGCCCGCCCTTCTATCTATTATGATTCCATCATCATCGAGCGTGGCAAAGTTTCCTCTAAGCGCCAAGTCCCCATCTCTAAAATCTATGCCCGTGCCAACGGCTTCAATTACTCCCCTTCCAGCATACTCGGAATGCTGAAACTTGTAACCTAACATGTTAAAGACTGCAATATCTGATTCCGGAGCAATACCCTTTCCTACGGAGATTACCTCGCCCATGGCACCATTTCTTGCAAGTCTGTCAAGATTTGGTGTACTTGCATGATCTAGTGGTGTTGTGCCCTTCAGATCTGGATGCGGAAGATCCCCGACACCATCAAGCAAAACATAAACCATCTTTACACTAGAATTTGCATCCATCATAAACTCACTTGATTTTTGCATATGCAAGATCACTTTAAACTTTCCAGAAAATTCACAATACATGCGATCATTCAAAAAAGGTTTTATCATGCACGTAATCATAGTAACGAGTATGGGGAGCATGAGAAAAGACTACATCTCTGAAAGGTTTGTGATAGTGTCCCCGAACGAGGCGCCCTCTGAAGAGACAAAAAAATGCTCATTTTGTCCTGGAAACGAATCGATGACAAATCCCTCACTTTTATCACTTGTCGCAAAGGACGGCATGCTGCAAAGACTACAGGACAGCGAGGACAACTATGTCGAGGATTGGACGGTACGAGTCTTTGAATCAAAGTTCCCCGCAGTATCAACTTCGGCGGAAAACTCGTATTCTGAGAGGCCGCTGTACTCTGAGCCGGCATACGGATACCATTATGTAGTAGTAGCATCAGAAAAGCACAAAGAGTCGCTTTCCACAATACCTGTGGAGCAGTGGTCCAACATCCTGGTAGTAATACAGGACAGGCTCAGATGGCTCTACACGCAGCGCGGCGTAACTTATGTATCAATTTATGTGAACCACGGCAAGGAGGCTGGCAGCACCACGTCGCATCCGCACATCAACATGGTGACATTTTCCACTATTCCGCCTCTCATTGAGGCTGAGGCAGAATCATCGCACAGAATTCTCAACGAAAAGGGTACATGCCCTCTATGCCAAACTGTCAATGCCGAGACTGGAGGTCCAAGACAGATACTGCAGACAGAAGGGTTCTTGGCGTTCTGCCCATGGGCGCCGTCGCACCCCTACGAGTTCTGGATATGCCCAAAAAAACACACAACAAGCTTCTCAAAGATCACTCAGAAGGAAATAAACGATCTCTCACTCATACTGCGCGCAACGCTTGGAGGCCTGACAACGTCGCTCAAGAACGTTTCATACAATCTTGTATTCCATCTCTCACCTGAAAAGAAAAACTCACGGCAGATTCACTGGCACATAGAGGTGTATCCACTGACCTCCGCCTGGTCCGGACTTGAGAGAGGATATGGTGTATTCCTCAATTCCATTGCACCCGAAAAGGCAGCAGAGCAGCTCGGAGCCGCATGCAGAAAAGAGCTTGCAGGACTTGTCGGCATAGTCTAGCCGCACACCGTTTATTTATCTACAAATCACTCCATGATACATGGCAGTAGAAAAATACCTT encodes:
- a CDS encoding galactose-1-phosphate uridylyltransferase, translating into MGSMRKDYISERFVIVSPNEAPSEETKKCSFCPGNESMTNPSLLSLVAKDGMLQRLQDSEDNYVEDWTVRVFESKFPAVSTSAENSYSERPLYSEPAYGYHYVVVASEKHKESLSTIPVEQWSNILVVIQDRLRWLYTQRGVTYVSIYVNHGKEAGSTTSHPHINMVTFSTIPPLIEAEAESSHRILNEKGTCPLCQTVNAETGGPRQILQTEGFLAFCPWAPSHPYEFWICPKKHTTSFSKITQKEINDLSLILRATLGGLTTSLKNVSYNLVFHLSPEKKNSRQIHWHIEVYPLTSAWSGLERGYGVFLNSIAPEKAAEQLGAACRKELAGLVGIV